The proteins below come from a single Psychrobacter sp. PL19 genomic window:
- a CDS encoding IS630 transposase-related protein, whose amino-acid sequence MTYSLDFRKQVLKSLDGGMTFAQAVDFYDLSPTTIQNWKRRVHSKTTRQTKPHKISDDVLLNDVKEHPDDYQYERARRLNCSPSGIYHALKRLGISKKKDLRASKSLPPKES is encoded by the coding sequence ATGACTTATTCACTAGATTTTCGCAAACAAGTCCTTAAAAGCTTGGACGGGGGTATGACCTTTGCTCAGGCGGTTGATTTCTATGATCTTAGTCCAACCACCATACAAAACTGGAAGCGGCGTGTCCACAGCAAAACAACAAGGCAAACTAAACCTCATAAGATAAGCGATGACGTTCTGCTCAATGATGTTAAAGAGCATCCTGACGATTACCAGTATGAGCGAGCTCGTCGATTAAACTGTAGCCCATCAGGCATTTATCACGCCTTAAAGCGCTTAGGTATTAGCAAAAAAAAAGACCTTAGAGCATCCAAAAGCTTGCCCCCTAAAGAGAGCTAA
- a CDS encoding leucine-rich repeat domain-containing protein gives MTSKGRRSQISLTTDIIKAAATSRASSQVLVDDSWMEKIWDWADEFKIPEKTIPRNRDELLAIDTLIINTKKSVIYTNKLKGHKDTVLSKIDYIPDELIYLTNLSFIAFVGLNLSHLPYNIGNLNNLITLMIIDNELRELPESIGQLSNLTELNISYNELSKLPESVCRLSNLTKLNISSNELRELPESIGQLSNLTGFYAIKNELRELPESIGQLSNLTKLYVRNNELSKLPESIGQLNNLTELAVENNNLKNKDVESLLYKIAVAKRRYTGGKLDTELREIRSLAAKMAEDNFKEIKSCQDNPTEACLNQLRVDYSNVNFEELENVYRLYPGTQTTLDGYKQNNNSVVSCIVNSK, from the coding sequence ATGACTAGCAAAGGTCGTAGGAGCCAAATCAGTTTAACGACTGATATCATCAAAGCGGCGGCAACATCACGAGCCTCTAGCCAAGTATTAGTTGATGATAGTTGGATGGAGAAAATATGGGATTGGGCAGATGAATTTAAGATTCCTGAGAAAACAATACCACGTAATCGAGATGAACTACTGGCTATAGATACTCTAATTATTAATACAAAAAAATCGGTTATTTACACAAATAAACTTAAAGGGCATAAAGATACAGTCTTATCTAAAATCGACTATATACCTGATGAATTAATATATCTTACAAACCTTTCTTTTATTGCATTTGTTGGCCTTAATTTGAGTCATTTACCATACAACATAGGTAATCTCAATAATTTAATTACACTTATGATTATTGACAACGAGCTTAGAGAGCTACCTGAAAGCATCGGTCAGCTTAGCAATTTAACTGAACTTAATATTAGCTATAACGAGCTTAGTAAATTACCTGAAAGTGTATGTCGACTCAGTAACTTAACTAAACTTAATATCAGCTCTAATGAGCTTAGAGAATTACCTGAAAGTATAGGTCAACTCAGTAACTTGACAGGATTTTATGCAATTAAAAACGAGCTTAGAGAGCTACCTGAAAGCATCGGTCAGCTTAGCAACTTAACTAAACTTTATGTTAGAAATAACGAGCTTAGTAAATTACCTGAAAGCATAGGTCAACTCAATAACTTAACTGAACTTGCGGTTGAGAATAATAATTTAAAGAATAAAGATGTTGAGAGTTTGCTATATAAGATTGCCGTAGCAAAAAGAAGATATACGGGCGGTAAACTTGATACTGAACTTAGAGAGATTAGATCTTTAGCAGCAAAAATGGCTGAAGATAATTTTAAAGAGATAAAATCTTGTCAAGATAACCCCACCGAAGCCTGTCTAAATCAGCTTAGAGTTGATTATAGTAACGTTAATTTTGAAGAGCTTGAGAATGTATATCGTTTATATCCTGGTACACAAACGACTTTAGATGGTTATAAACAAAACAACAATTCTGTCGTTTCTTGTATAGTCAATTCAAAATAA
- a CDS encoding polymorphic toxin-type HINT domain-containing protein, producing the protein MRKVPTGTTAQKAVKETVQESAPKNMDFSKVCSGTVCFTAGTLVHTINGLKPIETINCGELVWSREEFGNKYDYLPVVETKVAPNVPIYEVKIKHDSGLEETFNTTEEHPFWIDGEGWRKASILESGMKLLDKHGNVTATVISQTQLEETDTVYNFEVQDFHTYHIGEMGIWVHNADCCDFTNNWGSIEPKFKAAGWVDSKTNKVRYLDPFDGKLKNFPDDVKPSVDHILPRAEAKDLAGGKLTATELNNIVNAPENLMPLPKYLNSSKGRKVEYSNGGWVEYGNKGKPIPISPIYKESIGRIQLRIQEKIRKAVEAKEGK; encoded by the coding sequence TTGAGAAAAGTACCTACTGGTACAACTGCTCAGAAAGCTGTTAAAGAAACAGTGCAAGAAAGCGCACCCAAAAATATGGATTTTAGCAAGGTATGTAGTGGTACAGTATGCTTCACCGCAGGTACTTTAGTACACACTATAAATGGTCTAAAACCGATTGAAACGATTAACTGTGGTGAGTTAGTTTGGTCGCGAGAAGAGTTTGGTAATAAGTATGACTATCTTCCAGTAGTTGAAACCAAAGTAGCACCCAATGTGCCTATTTATGAAGTTAAGATCAAGCATGATAGTGGCTTAGAAGAAACCTTTAATACTACTGAAGAGCATCCATTCTGGATTGATGGTGAAGGTTGGCGCAAAGCTTCAATCTTAGAGTCAGGTATGAAGCTATTAGATAAGCATGGCAATGTGACAGCAACTGTTATTAGCCAAACTCAATTAGAAGAAACTGACACAGTTTATAACTTTGAAGTACAGGACTTCCATACTTATCATATTGGTGAGATGGGTATTTGGGTACATAATGCGGATTGTTGCGACTTTACCAACAACTGGGGAAGTATTGAACCAAAATTCAAGGCAGCTGGTTGGGTTGATTCCAAAACCAATAAGGTCAGATATTTAGATCCATTCGATGGTAAATTAAAGAACTTTCCTGATGACGTAAAACCATCTGTTGATCATATTTTGCCAAGAGCTGAAGCAAAAGATTTAGCAGGAGGTAAATTGACAGCGACAGAATTAAATAACATTGTTAATGCGCCTGAGAATCTTATGCCATTACCGAAGTATCTCAACTCATCAAAAGGGAGAAAGGTAGAATATTCAAATGGCGGTTGGGTAGAATATGGCAATAAAGGTAAGCCAATACCGATTAGCCCAATTTATAAGGAAAGTATTGGAAGGATTCAATTAAGAATTCAAGAAAAAATTAGAAAAGCGGTTGAAGCTAAAGAGGGAAAATAA
- a CDS encoding DedA family protein, whose product MNQISDWVLAIMAKFGYFGIIFAMFAENVFPPIPSEVIMPAAGFAVARGDLNLVLVILAGTLGTVLGALPLYYLGSLFDEERLVLFAKKYGKYVFVKSDDVLASSHWFDKHGKKAVFFGRMVPGIRSLISIPAGMNKMPMLPFLLLTALGSSIWITLLTLAGYHFGSNYDVIEAVLAPYSKVFLLVAVAIIIGWFIKRRLSSQHNKNTV is encoded by the coding sequence ATGAATCAAATTAGCGACTGGGTACTGGCTATCATGGCAAAGTTTGGCTACTTCGGTATTATATTTGCCATGTTTGCCGAAAACGTTTTTCCGCCCATACCGTCTGAGGTTATTATGCCAGCAGCAGGTTTTGCTGTGGCGAGAGGCGACTTAAACCTAGTATTAGTCATACTAGCAGGTACGCTCGGAACGGTACTTGGCGCTCTACCGTTATATTACTTGGGGAGCCTGTTTGATGAAGAGCGTCTAGTACTGTTTGCTAAAAAATATGGCAAGTATGTGTTTGTTAAGTCTGATGACGTCCTAGCTTCTAGTCATTGGTTCGATAAACATGGTAAAAAAGCAGTGTTTTTTGGACGAATGGTGCCCGGCATTCGCTCACTTATCTCTATTCCTGCCGGTATGAATAAAATGCCGATGCTTCCCTTTTTGCTACTGACTGCTCTGGGGTCAAGTATTTGGATAACTTTACTGACACTGGCAGGCTATCACTTCGGTAGTAATTATGACGTTATCGAAGCCGTACTCGCGCCATATTCTAAAGTTTTCTTGCTAGTTGCCGTGGCTATTATCATTGGTTGGTTTATTAAGCGGCGACTCTCTAGTCAGCACAATAAAAACACTGTCTAG
- a CDS encoding IS630 family transposase — MTHVEEILPEGIDLQQVDIWFQDETRIGQQGSLTRVWHYRGQRPRLIRQQQFLSTYIFGAFCPATGNSVGLVLPWVNKQTMLLHMQEISKAVPEGRHAVVVMDGALWHQPSLNLHNVTMLKLPPYSPELNPSENVWQYLKQNELSNRCYEDYESIVDAACCAWNKLLEQPERVRSLTTRTWAQL, encoded by the coding sequence ATAACCCATGTCGAAGAAATATTACCTGAAGGTATTGATTTACAACAAGTCGATATCTGGTTTCAAGATGAAACTCGCATAGGACAACAAGGATCACTGACTCGAGTTTGGCATTACCGCGGTCAAAGACCTCGGCTCATCAGACAACAACAGTTCTTATCAACCTATATCTTTGGTGCTTTCTGTCCTGCTACGGGAAACAGTGTGGGACTGGTTCTGCCTTGGGTTAATAAGCAAACCATGCTCTTGCATATGCAAGAGATCAGTAAGGCGGTTCCCGAAGGTCGTCATGCGGTGGTGGTGATGGACGGGGCATTATGGCATCAACCAAGCTTGAATCTACACAATGTGACGATGCTTAAACTGCCCCCTTATTCACCTGAGTTAAACCCGTCTGAAAACGTGTGGCAGTATCTCAAACAGAATGAGTTGTCTAATCGCTGCTATGAGGACTATGAGTCTATTGTTGATGCGGCTTGCTGTGCTTGGAATAAGTTGCTTGAGCAGCCAGAGAGAGTTCGCTCTTTGACTACTCGGACTTGGGCGCAACTTTAG
- a CDS encoding winged helix-turn-helix domain-containing protein — MTIPTDTLKDHNFGKLSKTERNPRARQRLLILYQYSIGKATNDIAKDLYIHPETARRTKKRYLQRGLDSIYDRPRRGRHSKLAEADIDAFKAMIVSEQEKRAGGRLTGKDIQQIAKEHYNAHYTVNGIYEMLKRIGMSWISARSQHPKANDAVQEAFKKTL, encoded by the coding sequence ATGACTATACCAACAGACACCCTAAAAGATCATAACTTTGGCAAACTCTCGAAGACCGAGCGTAACCCCAGAGCCCGCCAACGTCTCCTTATTCTATATCAATATAGCATAGGCAAAGCCACTAACGACATTGCCAAAGACCTCTACATTCACCCTGAAACCGCCAGACGCACCAAGAAACGTTATCTTCAACGTGGACTTGACAGTATCTATGACCGTCCCCGCCGAGGTCGGCATAGCAAACTGGCGGAAGCCGACATAGATGCCTTCAAAGCCATGATCGTCTCTGAGCAAGAAAAGCGAGCTGGCGGTCGTCTAACCGGTAAAGACATCCAACAGATAGCCAAAGAGCACTATAATGCTCACTATACCGTTAACGGTATTTACGAGATGTTAAAGCGTATCGGTATGAGCTGGATAAGTGCTCGTAGTCAGCACCCAAAAGCCAATGATGCGGTACAAGAAGCTTTTAAAAAAACTTTATAA
- a CDS encoding phosphoethanolamine transferase, producing the protein MLRQLVPNINIAKANNTDSDISKFYNREVSLAYLIIMVALYLVATANIGFFRQALAIYPFADNIGFIVSLTGLLFGLMWLLFQLLCYRPTAKVVLVAIVIIAAICGYFTDAYGTIFDRDMLINSLQTDQAEAMGLMAPSFVIRILLLGVLPAFIISKIRIRRPTWRRAILQKAVTLILSIALIAICLLPFGDQYASFFRQHKMVRSYTNPITPIYSVIKLGTDYFYELRRPDTLILHATDAKRVAPASNTAKPKLMVFVVGETVRADHIGLNDYKRDTMPLLASQPDIYSFKDATSCGTSTAYSVPCMFSYSNRANYDVDTAKYNENVLDTLNKQGVNVIWRDNNSSSKGVADRVILEDYKTPEVNPNCDIECRDIGMLDGFDTLVKSDTTPKDTLILLHQMGNHGPAYYQRYPKTFETYKPVCMTNELSKCDDQSVINGYDNAIRYTDYFLNAVIDTLKLYQQDYDVVMVYISDHGESLGENNIYLHGLPFNIAPDAQKKVPVIIWSPNGNNIDADSLSRMTSQPVSHDFITPTLLNFFGISTQEVASAPTFFKSTN; encoded by the coding sequence ATGTTAAGACAACTAGTTCCTAATATAAATATTGCTAAAGCTAATAACACAGACAGCGATATCAGTAAGTTCTATAATCGTGAGGTTAGTCTCGCTTATCTTATTATAATGGTTGCGCTATATCTCGTTGCGACTGCAAATATTGGCTTCTTTAGGCAAGCGTTGGCTATTTATCCTTTTGCTGACAATATTGGCTTTATAGTTTCTCTTACCGGCTTACTGTTTGGGCTGATGTGGTTGCTATTTCAGCTGCTATGCTACCGGCCCACAGCAAAAGTAGTGCTGGTTGCCATAGTTATTATTGCTGCAATCTGTGGCTATTTTACTGATGCTTACGGGACGATATTTGACCGTGATATGCTGATTAACAGCTTGCAGACCGATCAAGCTGAAGCGATGGGATTGATGGCACCAAGCTTCGTCATCCGCATATTATTATTGGGTGTACTACCCGCTTTTATTATTAGCAAGATTCGTATAAGGCGTCCCACTTGGCGACGAGCTATATTGCAAAAAGCAGTCACACTGATACTGTCTATTGCGCTAATCGCAATCTGTCTTTTGCCATTCGGCGATCAATACGCCAGCTTTTTTCGTCAGCATAAAATGGTGCGTAGTTATACCAATCCTATTACCCCTATTTATTCGGTGATCAAACTAGGTACTGACTATTTCTATGAGCTGCGCCGACCTGATACCTTAATACTGCATGCGACAGATGCAAAGCGTGTAGCGCCCGCCAGTAATACCGCAAAGCCTAAGCTAATGGTATTTGTGGTGGGTGAAACCGTTCGTGCTGATCATATTGGCTTAAATGATTATAAGCGCGATACCATGCCATTACTAGCCAGCCAACCAGATATCTATAGCTTTAAGGATGCGACTTCCTGTGGCACTTCTACTGCTTATTCAGTCCCTTGTATGTTTAGTTACTCTAATAGAGCGAACTACGACGTAGATACTGCTAAGTATAATGAAAACGTCTTAGATACGCTTAATAAACAAGGCGTTAATGTCATTTGGCGTGATAATAACTCTAGCTCTAAAGGCGTGGCAGATCGAGTGATTTTAGAGGACTATAAAACACCTGAAGTGAATCCTAACTGTGATATTGAATGCCGAGATATCGGAATGCTTGATGGTTTTGACACATTGGTTAAGTCAGACACAACGCCAAAAGACACGCTAATTTTGCTACATCAAATGGGCAATCATGGACCTGCTTATTACCAACGTTACCCCAAAACATTTGAAACATACAAACCGGTTTGTATGACTAACGAGCTGTCCAAATGTGATGATCAGTCAGTTATCAACGGTTATGACAATGCTATTCGTTATACCGATTACTTCTTGAATGCGGTTATCGATACGCTAAAACTTTATCAGCAAGATTATGATGTGGTGATGGTATATATTAGTGATCATGGAGAAAGTTTGGGCGAAAACAACATCTATTTGCATGGCCTGCCCTTCAATATTGCCCCAGATGCCCAGAAAAAGGTACCAGTGATTATTTGGTCGCCCAATGGCAATAATATTGACGCAGACAGCCTTTCTCGTATGACCAGTCAGCCAGTATCACACGATTTTATCACGCCAACTTTACTTAATTTCTTCGGTATTTCTACCCAAGAGGTGGCATCAGCCCCCACTTTTTTTAAATCTACTAATTAA
- a CDS encoding response regulator transcription factor, translating to MYKILIVEDNPDIVANIYAFFEPKGFELDNAHNGLSGLALAANNRYDVILLDVMLPGMDGTKLCKTLREELHNKTPVLMLTARDTILDKVAGFDSGADDYLVKPFSLIELEARIKALIRRYQDEHFGHSIEVGALSINVAEHSIKREDQLLKLTPTGFKILHALMNASPRVVSKTELEEKVWGQDIPSSDALRTHLHSVRAQVDKPFDKNMIVTMPGVGYQIIDPGKI from the coding sequence ATGTATAAAATACTTATCGTTGAAGACAATCCCGATATCGTGGCAAATATCTATGCTTTTTTTGAACCAAAGGGCTTTGAATTGGACAATGCCCACAATGGACTCAGTGGCTTGGCACTGGCAGCAAACAATCGTTATGACGTTATACTGCTAGATGTGATGCTACCCGGTATGGATGGCACCAAACTGTGCAAAACGCTTAGAGAAGAACTGCATAACAAAACGCCGGTATTAATGTTGACCGCGCGTGACACTATTTTGGATAAGGTGGCAGGGTTTGATAGTGGTGCTGATGATTATCTAGTCAAGCCCTTCTCCTTGATTGAATTAGAAGCTCGTATCAAAGCCTTGATACGTCGTTATCAAGATGAGCATTTTGGGCATAGTATAGAGGTAGGTGCTCTGTCCATAAATGTAGCTGAACATAGTATCAAACGAGAAGACCAACTGCTCAAGCTAACCCCCACAGGATTCAAAATCTTACATGCCTTGATGAATGCCTCACCTCGGGTCGTCAGTAAAACCGAACTTGAAGAAAAAGTATGGGGACAAGATATTCCAAGTAGTGATGCCCTTCGCACCCATTTACATAGTGTGCGTGCACAAGTTGATAAACCCTTTGATAAAAATATGATAGTAACGATGCCTGGTGTTGGCTACCAAATTATTGATCCGGGCAAGATATAA
- a CDS encoding sensor histidine kinase, translating to MFNIDSIANKFRISYFLFALLLCTTFVSIFMYAEVRIEQELVKARLLQQLELSQERKGEQSVYVADPGIKIYHYDVAPTDLQTLATETVQEIPVTVNNQAGKLRTNLHFFTYQQDKQAYLLTYLEDSEMVMENYPVLAIFEHLEDIFADALRIAVILSLLIAAIFSHLSSRQITKPLLNLKQAVETDHQNLTELTHLPSEVGVLARAIDTQNHKLAEYLKREQLFTGDVSHELRTPLTIILGASEVLAAQLEDDHYLSEFTNRISNTAKETSEIISALLLLSRNPEQLDTPQTSINSIAISEIARLKYLIKYKPVTCTVVAEQDYVAGVRPELLKMALGNLIKNAFQYTDDGEITVTIDAKKITVTDTGLGIPEIMMPLLYERFERLGRNNTDFQSNGKFTNHTESYEYSNNKVEGTGLGLSIVQRIMTHMGWELTHQANKTGGSTFSICYK from the coding sequence ATGTTCAATATAGACTCAATAGCCAATAAGTTTCGCATCTCATATTTTTTATTTGCTTTATTGCTTTGCACCACTTTCGTCAGTATTTTTATGTATGCTGAAGTCAGAATAGAGCAAGAATTGGTCAAAGCTCGTCTGCTACAACAGTTAGAGCTTAGTCAAGAAAGAAAGGGTGAGCAGTCTGTTTATGTTGCAGACCCAGGCATTAAGATCTATCACTACGATGTCGCACCAACAGACTTACAGACTTTAGCGACCGAAACAGTACAGGAAATCCCTGTGACAGTGAATAATCAGGCTGGCAAGCTAAGGACCAATTTACACTTTTTTACCTATCAACAAGACAAACAAGCCTATCTTTTGACTTACTTAGAAGACAGCGAAATGGTGATGGAGAACTATCCTGTTTTGGCAATTTTTGAGCATCTAGAAGACATCTTTGCTGATGCGCTGAGAATCGCTGTCATTTTAAGTTTGCTTATCGCCGCGATATTCTCTCATTTATCATCTAGACAAATTACCAAGCCACTATTAAATCTGAAGCAAGCGGTGGAAACCGATCATCAAAATTTAACCGAATTGACTCACCTGCCCTCAGAGGTTGGAGTGTTAGCAAGGGCAATAGATACTCAAAATCATAAACTGGCAGAGTATCTAAAACGTGAGCAGCTATTTACCGGGGACGTCAGCCACGAATTGCGCACGCCATTGACTATTATACTAGGGGCATCAGAAGTGCTTGCCGCGCAATTAGAAGACGATCACTATCTAAGCGAATTCACTAACCGTATCAGTAATACGGCTAAAGAAACCTCTGAAATTATCAGTGCCTTATTATTACTATCTCGTAATCCTGAACAACTGGACACGCCGCAAACGTCTATCAATAGTATCGCTATTAGCGAGATTGCACGCCTAAAATATTTAATCAAGTATAAACCCGTGACTTGTACCGTAGTCGCTGAGCAGGACTATGTGGCAGGCGTACGGCCTGAGCTGCTAAAAATGGCTTTAGGTAATCTAATAAAGAACGCCTTTCAGTACACTGATGATGGTGAAATAACGGTCACTATTGATGCTAAAAAGATTACAGTGACCGATACCGGTCTTGGCATTCCTGAGATTATGATGCCGCTACTGTATGAAAGGTTTGAGCGTTTAGGCCGTAACAATACAGACTTTCAGAGTAACGGCAAGTTCACAAATCATACAGAATCATATGAGTATTCTAATAATAAAGTGGAAGGTACAGGGTTAGGTCTTAGCATCGTGCAACGTATCATGACTCATATGGGCTGGGAATTAACGCATCAAGCAAATAAGACCGGTGGTAGTACTTTTAGTATTTGTTATAAGTAG
- a CDS encoding diacylglycerol kinase has protein sequence MSKVNPINLANDQADHNPLSQTTSNQLLAPDSYASQAKGKKGVSRIIKATGYSVDGFKAAYELEAAFRQVFWLNLVLFMPIIFIPFGTSIKMMLIIASFLSLIVELFNTGLEASVDHTSTDQHPLAKIAKDVGSAAQFLALLLLFILWSMALSGLLY, from the coding sequence ATGAGCAAAGTTAATCCCATTAATCTTGCGAACGACCAGGCCGATCATAATCCTTTAAGCCAAACAACCTCTAATCAGTTGCTTGCTCCCGATAGCTATGCCAGTCAGGCTAAAGGCAAAAAAGGGGTTTCTCGTATTATAAAAGCCACCGGTTACTCTGTAGATGGTTTTAAAGCCGCTTACGAGCTTGAAGCGGCTTTTAGACAGGTTTTTTGGCTTAATCTCGTATTGTTTATGCCGATTATATTCATACCGTTTGGTACCAGCATAAAAATGATGTTAATAATCGCCTCTTTTTTATCACTTATCGTCGAGCTATTTAACACGGGGCTTGAAGCCAGTGTTGACCATACTTCAACGGACCAACATCCACTGGCTAAAATAGCTAAAGATGTGGGTTCTGCCGCGCAGTTTTTGGCGTTATTGCTATTATTTATCTTATGGTCAATGGCGTTATCAGGCCTTTTGTATTAA
- a CDS encoding PAP2 family lipid A phosphatase, with amino-acid sequence MTSESNSTDWVWLKLLCLTIIATLTFEHSQLDVGISELFYADGHWLLEKGAQPYAFIFYDFPKLLLILLGVYLITILTWRYWQSRYPDTVNAKPFFIKPIAALSSRELGYLLITIIMVPTTIALLKGVTHVSCPNHLTLFNGDLPYLNLWQNIVAMTPAKCFPAAHASAGFSLYGLAFLPTLRQHRYKIFVIITVLGWTMGLYKMLFGDHFFSHTLVSMLLSLTIACALASVFFKRAAVRPIR; translated from the coding sequence ATGACTTCAGAAAGTAATTCAACTGATTGGGTTTGGCTCAAGCTACTATGCTTAACCATCATTGCGACCCTGACATTTGAGCATAGCCAATTAGATGTTGGTATTAGTGAGCTTTTCTACGCAGATGGACATTGGCTGTTAGAAAAAGGCGCACAGCCTTATGCCTTTATCTTTTATGACTTTCCTAAGTTATTATTAATTTTATTGGGCGTCTATTTAATAACGATATTGACTTGGCGGTATTGGCAGAGCCGATATCCTGATACTGTGAATGCTAAGCCATTTTTTATTAAGCCAATCGCAGCATTGTCTAGCCGAGAGCTAGGCTATCTGTTAATCACTATCATTATGGTACCTACTACTATTGCGCTGCTCAAAGGCGTAACTCACGTTAGTTGCCCGAATCACTTGACTCTTTTTAATGGCGATTTGCCCTACCTTAATCTCTGGCAAAACATAGTCGCTATGACACCAGCAAAGTGCTTTCCAGCCGCTCATGCCAGCGCCGGGTTTTCTTTATATGGGTTAGCGTTTTTACCCACACTACGACAGCATCGCTATAAAATATTTGTAATAATCACTGTTTTAGGATGGACGATGGGCCTATATAAAATGCTTTTTGGCGACCATTTTTTTAGTCATACCCTAGTATCTATGTTGCTGTCATTGACAATAGCTTGCGCGCTCGCAAGTGTCTTTTTTAAAAGAGCGGCAGTTAGACCTATCAGATAA
- a CDS encoding PepSY domain-containing protein, with protein MKKLSTLSKSIIMALSIISIGSATIAVGQAATSNSQISEAMAATQSKVSLEQAIVIANKTVKGDVISAEFDQNDHAAGGKYEVKIIANNTEYEVKIDANTGKVARNKQDKLDKEDIAEYNAMRQSKISLNQAIKKATQSVNGTVIEAEFDIDFGKPAYKIEVVKGNQVHKVVIDSMTGKIIRSQVEAVDSDD; from the coding sequence ATGAAAAAGCTATCAACCCTAAGCAAATCTATTATTATGGCACTTAGTATCATCAGTATCGGTAGCGCTACGATCGCTGTAGGACAAGCAGCTACGTCAAACAGTCAGATCAGTGAAGCAATGGCGGCGACCCAAAGTAAGGTCAGTCTTGAGCAAGCGATTGTTATTGCCAACAAAACAGTCAAAGGTGATGTCATCAGCGCAGAATTTGATCAAAATGACCATGCAGCGGGTGGTAAATACGAGGTTAAAATTATCGCTAATAATACTGAGTATGAAGTAAAAATCGACGCAAATACCGGTAAGGTGGCGAGAAACAAGCAAGACAAACTTGATAAAGAAGATATAGCAGAATATAACGCTATGAGACAGTCTAAAATTAGTCTAAACCAGGCGATAAAAAAGGCTACCCAAAGCGTCAATGGAACAGTGATTGAAGCAGAGTTTGACATAGATTTTGGCAAACCTGCCTATAAGATTGAAGTCGTTAAAGGCAATCAAGTACATAAAGTAGTTATTGACAGCATGACCGGCAAGATTATTCGTAGTCAAGTCGAAGCAGTAGACAGTGATGACTAA
- a CDS encoding response regulator, translated as MRVLLAEDDLMIGESLSDALHDEAYIVDWVKNGRQAILTLKVQPYDIILLDLGLPEIDGMGVLTAIRDAKIDTPVLIITARDEVKDRIAGLDSGADDYVVKPFELGEIFARMRVLIRRAQGKADNQLTVGNLNLDTAHKRVAMDSIPVDLTAKEYMLLATFMLSPEKVMSKTELEDSLYGWGGEVESNAVEFLIHSLRKKLGQNRIKNVRGLGWYISNNKVITPKDS; from the coding sequence ATGCGCGTGTTACTGGCCGAAGACGACTTAATGATTGGCGAGAGTCTAAGCGACGCTTTGCACGACGAGGCTTATATCGTTGATTGGGTTAAAAATGGCCGCCAGGCTATTCTGACGCTAAAGGTACAACCTTATGACATTATATTATTGGACTTGGGCCTACCAGAAATCGATGGTATGGGTGTCCTGACCGCCATTCGCGATGCTAAGATTGACACCCCTGTGTTGATCATTACCGCTCGCGATGAGGTAAAGGACCGTATTGCAGGTCTTGATTCAGGGGCAGATGATTATGTGGTCAAACCTTTTGAGCTGGGGGAAATTTTTGCGCGAATGCGAGTCCTGATTCGTCGGGCTCAAGGTAAAGCCGACAATCAGCTCACCGTTGGCAACTTAAACCTAGATACCGCCCATAAACGAGTCGCCATGGACTCTATTCCTGTCGATTTGACTGCTAAAGAATATATGCTACTCGCCACCTTCATGCTGTCACCTGAAAAAGTCATGTCAAAAACTGAGCTTGAGGACTCGCTATATGGCTGGGGTGGTGAAGTTGAAAGTAATGCCGTTGAGTTTCTGATTCATAGCTTAAGAAAAAAACTTGGACAAAATAGAATTAAAAACGTACGAGGACTTGGTTGGTATATCAGTAATAACAAAGTAATTACGCCAAAGGATAGTTAG